The genomic interval AATCTTTATTTTAAGCTATTCTAATTGTTAAAGGTTTGCATCACGTAAAGATGAAGTCGCTTTACCAAGTCGTTCTTTACTCAATAGAGAAACAAAAGCAATCCATAAAGAACTATTGTTCCTATGGCTAATGTTATGATCATAAATGGAAAACCTATGCATATCCATCTTGTAAAAGAGATGTGACGCCCAAATTTTTCGCTCAATCCTGCTGCAACAACTCCAGCACTTGATCCAATCAAGGTTCCGTTTCCCCCTAAGTCTGCTCCTAGAGCTAAAGCCCACCATAGAGGACTAAACTGATAGCCACTTTCAGTACCAAATGAAACAGCAATATTGGGATCGACATTTAGTGTATGAATTAGAGGAATCATCGTAGTAGTAAAAGGGATGTTATCTACAAATGCACTCGCAATACCTGATAACCAAATAACCATTACAAAGGTAATCCAAGGATCCCCACCAGTTATATCAATTGATAATTTTGCAAGTATGGTTATCAATCCGGCATGTTCTGCTACTCCAACTATAACAAAAAGGCCCACAAAAAATAACAGAGTAGCCCAATCAACTTCATGCAGAATCCGTTCTAAAGAGATTCTGCTTATAATCAGCAATACAGCTGCTCCTCCAATTGCAATAATGGACACTTCTAAGTGGGTTATAGATTGCAAAGAAAAGAGAATAACCACGCCTATAAGCACAATCAGGGATTTTATCAGCAATCCCTTATGGTGGATCACTATTATATTTTCATCCCTACCCATTAGCTCTTGAACATCTTCTTTTTGTTCAAGCTCCTGTTCACTTTGCAATTCTTTTTTGAAAAAGACCTTGATGAGCAACAAAGAAAATCCAAAAACTACCGCAACTGTTGGTCCCATATATATGATAAAAGAATTAAAATCTATACCAGCCGCAGAGCCGATCAAGATATTTGGAGGATCGCCTATCAAAGTTGCCGCTCCCCCAATATTTGAAACCAAAACTTGGGCCATTATGAATGGAATAGGATGAATTCCTAGTGTTCGAGTAATCGAAAGTGTAACTGGAACCATTAACAAGATAGTAGTAACATTATCTACAAACATTGATGCAACTGACGTGAAAGTACATAGTAACAACATCAAGATCCAGACGTTACCTTTGCTAATTTTTCCAAGTTTTATCCCAACTTGGTGAAATACACCCGTTTCACCTAAGATCGCTACCATTATCATCATCCCCAGTAAAAGACCAATTGTGTTAAAGTCAACGGACTCGATCACAAAATGTAAACTATCTTCAGCTAACATAGAGCCCAATGCAATCGCCAATATGATGGATAATATGGCTCCAAACATTGCAATGACCGTTCGATGAATAATATCTAATCCAAGCAAAACATAGATGGCAACCATGATTACAGTGATGCCAGCTAAAATTGGAGTAACATTCTTTTCGAACACTAAAGGTGGAATTGTAAAAAGAAAGACTATGTAAATTGCAATCAAAATAATACCAATAGAATATTTCTTATCCATATCTTCAACTATTTGAAGAAGTCAAAGGTTATTCTTAAGTATAAGGGTTAGAGTCTTTATGGATTTCTATCCGTAATGTAACAATGTTGCTAAAAGTAGACTCTAGCAGATATATTTCAAGACTCAACTAGATTTGCTTAATATCGCAAAATGATTAGTGGGAAAAGATAGCCCATTCAACAATTTTAATTTGCAACACTTCCGATTAGTCTTAAATCAGTAAGGTTAACTAATAGATAATAGTCTATCCTTTCCATCGTTACCATGAAATTACATGCATTATCACACAAATCATTATATTTTGAGAAGTGTACCAAAACTTATTTACATTTGGAAAGGTAATAAAGTATCTACAATGCAAGATCTGGATGATTTTACCGGATCCGATCTAGATAAACTGGAAAAATTGGCTGATAACTTTAAATGGTTTAACTCGCATTACGATGGCCTAAAGAAAGAATTTGATAGACGATATGTTGCGATCCGTGAGAAACAAATAGTGGATAGTGATATCAATCTAGAAAGACTAATAAAAAGACTAAAAATACAGAATTATGACAAGTCCATAGCAATAGAGTATATTTACAAACGATTCTAAAGTTTTGGATACTAGTATGAAATAAGAAGGTTGTTGAAACTAGAATACGAGTGAACGAAGTGAAGAAAAGTGATTGGGAAAATAAACCAAATCCCTCATCAATTATTTTAATAATTTATGTAATATGCAAATACTATATGAAAAGAGTGTCATATTTTATTATGGCATTGTTATCGATTATAGCATCCTAAGTTCGTTAATTTAACACCTGGTCGGTCTTATCCGGATCAATTACAAATTACAAAAAGGCCATCATCTAGTAGTTCTAACGATCGATAGGAAAAATAGACTCAAGATAGCAAGAGTAATTGAAGTATGCAAGAAATCCTGCATAGGATAAGTAATTGAAAAATACCTTTCGATAATGAGTTCCAGAAAAACATCAAACGTAAATAATGCAAAAGCAGTTGCTGCATAAAGAATATTTCTTAATCCAGTTTTTTTATATGATGAAATAGATAGTAACAATAATACAATTGAAAAAATTCCTATCAAAAGACTTTCGAAATTTTCTATTATCCCAATGAACTCAAGTTGTAATGCAATCCCAGTAAAATTCATAAAAAAAAATTCTGAAGATAAAGTTGAGAGCGTTAAAATCTCTAACATCTAATTCTTGTCCTTGTTTTCAGCATCATAAGAAAGAGATAAATAGATTTCTGCTAATTTATCACTCCATTTACTCCATAGGCTAGGGTAATGAGACTTCAACAGTTTAGTTAAGACTAAAGGATCGATACTTGAACTTAAGGAATAACGCTTGTATCTTCCATCTTTTGCTTCGGTGATTATTTTAGAGGATGTCAATCTATTTAGGTTCCAATTGATTGTAGGGGATGTAACTTTTAATTCCCTTGCAATATCTGTTTGAGTAGGATGGCCTTGCTGCATTATATATAAAATTATTCTCCTTGGAGTATCTTGATTTAAGTATTTTATAATATCTTTTTCTTTTTCTCCATAAATCCCAGTTACAAAAAAGCGTCTATGCAATCCGTTTCTAGATGAAGTAATTTTTTCTTCCTTTTCTAATTTATTAAGATAGTATTGGATGGTCCCCATTGAAAAACCTAGATCGTTTCTGATGCGACGTAAATGAGATCCCGGATTGTCCTCCACATAATGAAGTATTCTTGATTCATTACTAATATCGTCAAAATTATCTCCAGGCATCCAGCTACAGCATCTTTAAGAATACAAGATATCCTTAGTTTAATAAAGTATATCAAAAAATTCAATATTGTATAAAATTTAAAATAGATAGATAGCATTGGGACGATTCAT from Candidatus Nitrosocosmicus hydrocola carries:
- a CDS encoding winged helix-turn-helix transcriptional regulator, whose translation is MPGDNFDDISNESRILHYVEDNPGSHLRRIRNDLGFSMGTIQYYLNKLEKEEKITSSRNGLHRRFFVTGIYGEKEKDIIKYLNQDTPRRIILYIMQQGHPTQTDIARELKVTSPTINWNLNRLTSSKIITEAKDGRYKRYSLSSSIDPLVLTKLLKSHYPSLWSKWSDKLAEIYLSLSYDAENKDKN
- a CDS encoding SLC13 family permease; amino-acid sequence: MDKKYSIGIILIAIYIVFLFTIPPLVFEKNVTPILAGITVIMVAIYVLLGLDIIHRTVIAMFGAILSIILAIALGSMLAEDSLHFVIESVDFNTIGLLLGMMIMVAILGETGVFHQVGIKLGKISKGNVWILMLLLCTFTSVASMFVDNVTTILLMVPVTLSITRTLGIHPIPFIMAQVLVSNIGGAATLIGDPPNILIGSAAGIDFNSFIIYMGPTVAVVFGFSLLLIKVFFKKELQSEQELEQKEDVQELMGRDENIIVIHHKGLLIKSLIVLIGVVILFSLQSITHLEVSIIAIGGAAVLLIISRISLERILHEVDWATLLFFVGLFVIVGVAEHAGLITILAKLSIDITGGDPWITFVMVIWLSGIASAFVDNIPFTTTMIPLIHTLNVDPNIAVSFGTESGYQFSPLWWALALGADLGGNGTLIGSSAGVVAAGLSEKFGRHISFTRWICIGFPFMIITLAIGTIVLYGLLLFLY